In Sporosarcina psychrophila, a genomic segment contains:
- the yabP gene encoding sporulation protein YabP, translated as MQFQTDSPTYAIPSGDHVVTMRNRKRMDLTSVKSIDRFDQEEFLVRTSQGLLQIRGEELRIVHLDVDKGLLTLEGTVGTIQYDEEESGSKGFLHKLFG; from the coding sequence ATGCAATTTCAAACTGATAGTCCTACGTACGCAATTCCATCAGGAGACCATGTCGTCACTATGCGCAACAGAAAACGGATGGATCTCACGTCTGTAAAATCAATCGACCGCTTCGATCAGGAAGAATTTCTCGTTCGAACATCGCAAGGATTATTGCAAATCCGGGGAGAGGAACTGCGCATTGTTCATCTCGATGTCGATAAAGGGCTTCTAACGCTAGAAGGAACGGTCGGCACTATTCAATACGATGAAGAAGAATCAGGTTCAAAAGGTTTCCTCCATAAATTGTTTGGATGA
- the yabQ gene encoding spore cortex biosynthesis protein YabQ: protein MSLSVQFLSLLAMIGTGIVAGAFMDMIGTSTAHAGKKSIIRKRAVWLEVIGWVLVGCWTFYILYLVRDGAWRIYDPVAQISGMLLYVTIFYKPFRFFGRILLVLLIRPLLFLVRLIVSIISLVIRFIVKVFAVLFTPFVKIFRIISGKLFKRRVK from the coding sequence ATGAGTCTATCCGTTCAATTTCTTAGCCTGCTTGCTATGATTGGGACGGGCATTGTTGCTGGGGCATTCATGGACATGATTGGAACAAGTACCGCGCACGCCGGGAAGAAATCGATTATTCGAAAGCGTGCGGTTTGGCTCGAAGTCATTGGATGGGTACTCGTCGGATGTTGGACGTTTTACATCCTTTATCTGGTCAGGGATGGGGCGTGGCGGATATATGATCCAGTTGCACAGATTAGTGGAATGTTGCTATACGTAACTATTTTTTATAAGCCGTTCCGGTTTTTCGGGAGGATCTTGTTGGTGTTGTTAATAAGGCCGCTCTTGTTCCTCGTGCGTCTGATTGTATCTATTATCAGTCTAGTCATTCGTTTTATAGTGAAAGTCTTTGCAGTCCTCTTTACACCATTTGTTAAAATATTCCGTATCATTTCCGGAAAACTCTTTAAAAGAAGGGTGAAATGA
- the hpt gene encoding hypoxanthine phosphoribosyltransferase: protein MLGKDIEEVLITEEQIQEKIRELGAVLTEEYQDKYVLAIGVLKGGLPFMSDLIKRIDAYIELDFMDVSSYGNATVSSGEVKIVKDLNTSVEGRDVLIIEDIIDSGKTLSYLVELMKYRKANSIKIVTLLDKPTGRKVDLKADYVGFDVPDAFVVGYGLDYMEKYRNLPYIGVLKKEIYSF from the coding sequence ATGTTGGGGAAAGATATCGAAGAGGTACTAATTACAGAAGAACAGATTCAAGAGAAAATCCGTGAACTTGGTGCGGTATTGACAGAAGAATACCAAGACAAGTATGTACTAGCGATTGGTGTGCTCAAAGGTGGATTACCTTTCATGAGTGACCTCATTAAGCGTATCGATGCTTATATCGAACTCGATTTCATGGATGTTTCAAGTTACGGAAATGCAACAGTGTCATCAGGGGAAGTTAAAATCGTCAAAGATTTGAACACAAGTGTTGAAGGACGCGATGTACTCATTATTGAAGATATTATCGATAGCGGGAAAACATTAAGTTACCTTGTCGAACTGATGAAATACCGAAAAGCGAATTCTATTAAAATTGTTACTCTCCTTGATAAGCCAACTGGCCGAAAAGTAGACTTAAAAGCAGATTACGTTGGTTTCGACGTACCGGATGCGTTTGTTGTAGGCTACGGCCTTGATTATATGGAGAAATACAGAAACTTACCTTATATTGGTGTACTGAAAAAGGAAATCTATTCTTTCTAA
- the tilS gene encoding tRNA lysidine(34) synthetase TilS yields MDKFKQTIFRFIKEWSLIAPGDRILIACSGGVDSVALLHFMASNQDSMEIEVAAIHVDHNLRGEESAADGTFVARLCEVYGIPFFGGSVPVPAIIEKDGGNVQAVCRNGRYAFFEEIMTKHGYDVLATAHHAEDQLETVLMQVTKGSQPLGMSVKREVEGGILIRPFLPAMKANLYSYVGEHELHFREDPSNESDAYLRNRYRHKIVPFILDENPGAAENAVRMSGYLQEDEELLEMLAQERFDEITKFTEAGLPVVDGNAFSRMHQTLQRRIITLLLRYLYNGEIMPVKYNSALISQLLHHLSSQDGNVSIHLPRGYRFIREYGVLTFVRDTSIEEVELQKVLPKGVWTRWGNDFQLYWNEVSNLDTELFMDTDDIMYFDLPHSALPLSIRRREDGDRILLSGMTHPKRLSRLFIDEKVGMTERDRLPVIITAQGEICAVPGVRYGVIFSRHKTDQSKYIVSTRKL; encoded by the coding sequence ATGGATAAATTTAAACAGACGATATTCCGTTTTATCAAGGAATGGTCACTCATCGCTCCGGGGGACCGTATTTTAATCGCCTGTTCGGGTGGAGTAGATTCGGTAGCGCTTTTACATTTCATGGCTTCAAATCAAGACAGCATGGAGATTGAAGTTGCCGCAATTCACGTCGATCATAATTTGCGCGGAGAAGAGTCCGCGGCAGACGGCACATTTGTGGCAAGGCTGTGTGAAGTGTATGGGATTCCTTTTTTTGGCGGAAGTGTCCCGGTTCCGGCTATTATCGAGAAAGACGGTGGCAATGTGCAAGCTGTCTGCCGAAATGGACGGTATGCATTTTTCGAGGAGATCATGACAAAGCACGGTTATGATGTTTTAGCAACGGCACATCACGCAGAAGATCAGTTGGAAACGGTCTTGATGCAAGTAACGAAAGGCAGTCAGCCATTGGGGATGTCGGTGAAGCGTGAAGTTGAAGGTGGAATTCTTATTCGACCTTTCCTTCCGGCTATGAAAGCGAACCTCTATTCATATGTTGGAGAGCATGAATTACATTTTCGAGAAGATCCAAGTAATGAAAGTGATGCCTATCTGCGTAATCGTTACCGTCACAAAATCGTTCCGTTTATTCTGGACGAAAACCCGGGAGCTGCTGAAAATGCAGTGAGAATGTCTGGTTATCTACAGGAAGATGAAGAATTGCTTGAAATGCTGGCGCAGGAACGTTTTGATGAAATTACTAAGTTCACAGAAGCGGGCCTGCCTGTCGTTGACGGAAATGCTTTTTCCCGCATGCACCAAACTTTACAAAGGCGGATAATTACACTACTATTGAGGTATCTTTACAATGGGGAAATTATGCCCGTAAAATATAATTCCGCGCTTATAAGTCAACTGTTACACCATCTATCTTCGCAAGACGGGAATGTATCCATTCACCTTCCACGCGGTTACCGATTCATTCGGGAATACGGCGTGCTGACGTTCGTTCGTGATACATCAATTGAAGAAGTGGAGTTGCAAAAAGTGTTGCCGAAAGGCGTTTGGACCCGTTGGGGAAATGATTTTCAGCTTTATTGGAATGAAGTGAGTAATCTCGATACGGAGTTATTCATGGATACTGATGACATCATGTATTTTGACTTGCCTCACTCTGCACTTCCCTTGTCTATCAGGAGAAGAGAGGATGGGGATCGAATCTTGTTGTCGGGGATGACACACCCGAAACGTTTATCCAGGTTGTTTATCGACGAAAAGGTTGGCATGACAGAACGCGACCGATTGCCGGTAATCATTACAGCGCAAGGTGAAATTTGTGCAGTTCCAGGAGTGCGGTACGGAGTGATATTTTCACGACACAAGACAGATCAAAGTAAGTACATAGTTAGTACAAGAAAGTTATAA
- a CDS encoding SpoIIE family protein phosphatase, translated as MKLIDHLARPVGHPIGMYVEMIGKRKMHILVATLFLFGSFFLSQAVLFDAAVPFFLPVWALARARFRKHLIWVFIGGMFGSAFLGLGQAVIHLLMLALFNAVIKYPIMRKSVPLTVAGCIIIVQVLWQFIMHIGQPPVNVQLYIGFEAVLALFMTFFLFVAFPAADRIFFGKWTPERLGAACLVGALATTGMSGLMLGPVSVSGTLIHLTILLAALVGGLPFSTTIAMIIAAIVGVAELSFTGMMAVYGMTGFFAGTLRRFGKIGIVLGGASVSGFFLMYDLTLPLDTSHFITLATATIIFLLIPSKKLESIKRIFYPENTETTDKQQKWLAERLDDQLADFKKFSEFMSTLVGDRSSPRDNADVLPQQVIPKTCQSCFRYAKCWEGADNDMGGLLSEWEMTYSMTKKAKRHRVEEKIKYKCVRFNGLVTELEEQAASRLLTGQLQHGRKMLALQLRDMSTHLDKIMNEVKEDLTVYKPAEEDLAKRLQEKGIEYFQIDVLPGERGARRIICCIPEKRSDFETDTTVAERFILPILEEMYDEPFRVAKSAVLQDPFPHIQLTFGSAVRFTLDYGIAATAGGETFHAGDAYEVFPIHEGLTAVLLSDGMGQDLNAYRESRKVIRLMRECLDRKMDPETAMHTLHYMMSLNGLDDMYATLDLALVDLQDGRIWSWKAGSMSTYIKRGDDFLRLDSKSVPVGFLPSFSVEAKKEELKSGDIILMLTDGIFNGDIPLEKQERSLYSTLEKYGGFECDKIADRIMHEMERKFGVIGDDRTVLVMKIDHVLPKWSSFTPYSQTISRERVIG; from the coding sequence ATGAAACTAATTGATCATTTAGCACGTCCAGTGGGCCATCCAATTGGTATGTATGTCGAGATGATTGGAAAACGAAAAATGCACATTTTAGTTGCGACTCTATTCTTGTTTGGATCTTTTTTCTTGTCGCAAGCCGTATTGTTCGATGCAGCGGTTCCTTTTTTCTTGCCAGTGTGGGCACTTGCACGGGCTCGCTTCAGAAAGCATCTCATATGGGTGTTCATTGGTGGGATGTTTGGAAGTGCATTCCTTGGTCTTGGACAGGCTGTTATCCATCTATTGATGCTCGCGTTATTTAATGCGGTTATTAAATATCCGATCATGCGAAAATCAGTACCGCTAACAGTAGCAGGATGTATTATCATTGTTCAAGTGTTGTGGCAGTTCATTATGCATATCGGGCAACCACCAGTAAATGTTCAATTATATATTGGCTTTGAAGCAGTTCTTGCTTTGTTCATGACTTTTTTCCTCTTTGTTGCTTTTCCTGCCGCAGATCGAATCTTCTTTGGTAAATGGACACCTGAACGACTTGGAGCGGCTTGCCTTGTCGGTGCGCTGGCTACAACTGGAATGAGTGGACTTATGCTAGGTCCTGTTTCGGTTTCAGGTACACTCATTCATCTGACAATCTTGCTTGCGGCGCTTGTGGGAGGGCTTCCATTTTCAACAACAATTGCAATGATCATCGCTGCTATTGTGGGGGTAGCAGAATTGTCCTTCACTGGAATGATGGCGGTGTATGGTATGACCGGATTTTTTGCAGGCACACTCCGCCGTTTCGGGAAAATTGGCATCGTGTTAGGAGGGGCCTCTGTATCGGGATTTTTCCTTATGTATGATCTGACCTTGCCTCTTGATACTTCACACTTTATAACACTCGCAACCGCGACGATTATTTTTTTACTGATCCCTTCGAAAAAACTAGAGTCGATTAAACGCATTTTTTATCCGGAGAATACAGAGACTACTGACAAACAACAAAAATGGTTAGCAGAGCGGCTCGATGATCAACTAGCTGATTTCAAAAAGTTCTCTGAATTTATGTCGACGCTTGTTGGCGACCGATCTTCCCCCCGCGATAATGCAGATGTATTACCTCAGCAGGTTATTCCAAAAACTTGCCAGTCTTGTTTCCGTTATGCCAAGTGCTGGGAAGGTGCAGATAATGATATGGGCGGGCTTCTTAGTGAGTGGGAAATGACCTATTCTATGACGAAAAAAGCTAAGCGTCATCGTGTTGAGGAAAAGATTAAATATAAGTGCGTCCGATTCAATGGATTAGTTACGGAACTTGAGGAACAAGCTGCCAGTCGTTTATTGACGGGACAACTTCAGCATGGACGAAAAATGCTTGCCCTCCAGTTGCGTGATATGAGCACCCATCTGGACAAAATTATGAATGAAGTAAAAGAAGACTTGACTGTTTATAAGCCTGCCGAGGAAGACTTGGCAAAACGGCTCCAAGAGAAAGGTATTGAGTACTTCCAGATTGATGTTTTACCAGGAGAGAGGGGTGCGCGTCGCATCATCTGCTGTATTCCTGAGAAAAGATCTGATTTTGAAACGGATACGACAGTTGCGGAAAGGTTTATACTGCCGATTCTTGAAGAAATGTACGATGAGCCTTTCCGGGTCGCCAAATCTGCCGTTTTACAGGACCCTTTTCCACATATACAACTAACGTTTGGTTCGGCAGTTCGTTTTACCCTTGATTATGGCATCGCGGCAACAGCAGGCGGCGAAACATTTCACGCAGGTGATGCATATGAAGTGTTCCCAATTCATGAAGGGTTGACGGCGGTTTTGTTGTCGGATGGAATGGGCCAGGATTTAAATGCATATCGTGAGAGTCGAAAGGTAATTCGTTTAATGCGAGAATGTTTGGACCGGAAAATGGATCCTGAAACAGCCATGCATACGTTGCATTATATGATGTCATTGAATGGGCTTGATGATATGTACGCTACGCTTGATCTGGCCCTCGTAGATTTGCAAGATGGTCGCATTTGGTCTTGGAAGGCCGGATCGATGAGCACATATATTAAACGCGGTGACGACTTTTTAAGACTTGATAGCAAATCGGTCCCCGTCGGTTTTCTTCCATCCTTTTCTGTGGAGGCAAAAAAAGAAGAGTTGAAGTCAGGAGACATTATACTTATGTTAACGGACGGGATTTTTAATGGGGATATCCCGCTTGAGAAGCAAGAGAGGTCGTTGTACAGTACGCTTGAAAAATATGGAGGATTCGAATGTGACAAAATTGCAGACCGTATTATGCATGAAATGGAGCGGAAGTTTGGTGTGATTGGAGACGATCGTACTGTGTTAGTTATGAAAATCGATCATGTTCTGCCGAAGTGGTCAAGTTTCACACCCTATTCACAAACTATTTCCCGGGAAAGGGTCATCGGATGA
- the ftsH gene encoding ATP-dependent zinc metalloprotease FtsH, protein MNRILRYFLLYGLIFLAIMGIFSSLNNTNPKQKEIRYDEFITALEDGKVTTVSLQPVQLVLNVKGTMKGYKEGEEFVTNIMNDTKTQEDIRALATQTQTEIDILPTPVASAWVSFFTGLLPFIIIFILFFFLLNQAQGGGGGGGRVMNFGKSKAKLHTDDRKKVRFTDVAGADEEKAELVEVVDFLKDSRKFVEVGARIPRGILLVGPPGTGKTLLARAVAGEAGVPFFSISGSDFVEMFVGVGASRVRDLFENAKKNAPCIIFIDEIDAVGRQRGAGLGGGHDEREQTLNQLLVEMDGFGENEGVIIVAATNRPDILDPALLRPGRFDRQITVGRPDVKGREAVLQVHARNKPLDDTVNLKALAQRTPGFSGADLENLLNEAALVAARRDKTKIDMSDIDEATDRVIAGPAKTSRVISKKERDIVAFHEAGHVVVGLMLDDAEIVHKVTIVPRGQAGGYAVMLPKEDRYFMTKPELLDKIAGLLGGRVAEENVLGEVSTGAHNDFQRATGLARSMVTEYGMSDKLGPMQFGQAQGQVFLGRDFNSEQNYSEAIAYEIDQEMQRIIKEQYARTKEILSSKRELLDLIATTLLEVETLDAEQINHLKDHGTLPDRPYGRYGLDNKDEAVKSVDISKEGDDTVISDATGAPTDPAIGDLPKEYKVDEALKSINEERKD, encoded by the coding sequence ATGAATCGAATACTTCGATACTTTCTATTATACGGACTGATATTTCTTGCAATCATGGGGATATTTAGTTCACTAAACAATACAAACCCGAAACAGAAAGAGATTCGGTATGACGAATTTATTACTGCGTTGGAAGATGGAAAAGTAACAACAGTAAGTTTACAGCCAGTTCAACTTGTCCTTAATGTGAAGGGCACAATGAAAGGCTATAAAGAAGGCGAAGAGTTCGTCACGAATATTATGAACGATACCAAGACGCAGGAAGATATCCGTGCACTTGCTACGCAAACTCAAACGGAAATCGACATCTTGCCGACTCCTGTTGCAAGCGCGTGGGTATCCTTCTTCACGGGTCTTCTACCGTTCATCATCATCTTCATCTTGTTCTTCTTCCTGTTAAATCAGGCGCAAGGCGGAGGAGGCGGCGGTGGCCGTGTTATGAACTTCGGTAAGAGTAAGGCGAAGCTTCATACGGATGACCGTAAAAAAGTTCGTTTCACGGATGTTGCTGGTGCTGACGAAGAAAAAGCTGAACTTGTGGAAGTTGTTGACTTCCTGAAAGATTCACGTAAATTCGTTGAAGTTGGCGCGCGTATTCCGAGAGGGATCTTGTTAGTTGGACCTCCTGGTACGGGTAAAACATTGTTAGCGCGTGCGGTTGCGGGTGAAGCGGGTGTACCGTTCTTCTCAATCTCAGGTTCTGATTTCGTTGAAATGTTCGTTGGAGTTGGGGCATCACGTGTACGTGACCTTTTCGAAAACGCTAAAAAGAACGCACCATGTATTATTTTCATCGATGAAATCGATGCGGTCGGTCGTCAACGTGGCGCAGGCCTCGGCGGTGGACACGATGAACGCGAACAAACATTGAACCAACTCCTTGTTGAAATGGATGGTTTCGGTGAGAACGAAGGGGTTATCATTGTTGCGGCAACAAACCGCCCTGATATTCTTGACCCTGCACTTCTGCGCCCAGGACGTTTTGACCGTCAGATTACAGTTGGTCGTCCGGATGTAAAAGGAAGAGAAGCAGTTCTTCAAGTTCATGCGCGCAACAAGCCGCTTGACGACACTGTCAACTTGAAGGCACTTGCACAACGTACACCTGGATTCTCGGGTGCAGATCTTGAAAACTTATTGAACGAGGCAGCACTTGTTGCTGCAAGACGCGATAAAACGAAAATCGATATGTCAGACATCGACGAAGCAACGGACCGTGTTATTGCGGGACCTGCGAAGACGAGTCGCGTCATTTCGAAAAAAGAACGCGATATTGTAGCGTTCCATGAAGCGGGTCACGTAGTTGTAGGGCTAATGCTCGATGACGCTGAAATCGTTCATAAAGTAACAATCGTCCCTCGCGGACAGGCGGGCGGTTATGCCGTCATGCTTCCGAAAGAGGATCGTTACTTCATGACGAAACCTGAACTTCTCGATAAAATCGCAGGACTTCTCGGTGGTCGTGTTGCAGAGGAAAACGTTCTTGGCGAAGTTTCAACTGGAGCTCACAATGACTTCCAGCGTGCAACTGGTCTCGCTCGTTCGATGGTAACTGAATACGGAATGAGTGATAAACTTGGACCAATGCAGTTCGGTCAGGCTCAAGGGCAAGTATTCCTGGGACGCGACTTCAACTCTGAACAGAACTATTCTGAAGCGATTGCGTATGAAATCGACCAAGAAATGCAACGTATCATTAAAGAACAATATGCGCGTACGAAAGAAATTCTTTCGAGTAAACGCGAGTTGCTTGATCTGATTGCAACGACACTTCTTGAAGTGGAAACACTCGATGCAGAGCAAATTAATCATCTGAAAGATCACGGCACATTGCCGGATCGTCCATATGGTCGTTATGGCTTGGACAATAAAGATGAAGCAGTAAAGAGTGTGGATATTTCGAAAGAAGGAGATGACACAGTCATTTCTGATGCAACTGGAGCGCCTACGGACCCAGCTATCGGTGATTTACCGAAAGAGTATAAAGTGGACGAAGCTCTTAAATCAATTAACGAAGAACGCAAAGACTGA
- a CDS encoding S1 domain-containing RNA-binding protein: MSIEVGSKLEGKVTGITNFGAFVELPNGSTGLVHISEVADNYVKDINDHFKVGDMVEVKVMNVGADGKIGLSIRKAKPESEQRPERPQRPQRPRQGGGRPAMDRPENFEQKMAKFMKDSEERLSTLKRATESKRGGRGASRG, translated from the coding sequence ATGTCAATTGAAGTAGGCAGCAAGCTAGAGGGTAAAGTAACAGGAATCACAAACTTCGGGGCGTTTGTTGAGCTACCGAATGGCTCAACAGGCCTGGTCCATATCAGTGAAGTGGCGGACAATTATGTCAAGGACATCAACGATCATTTTAAAGTCGGTGACATGGTTGAAGTGAAAGTGATGAACGTCGGTGCAGATGGTAAAATTGGGTTGTCGATTAGAAAAGCGAAACCTGAATCTGAACAGCGTCCAGAACGTCCTCAGCGCCCGCAACGTCCGCGTCAAGGTGGTGGCCGTCCTGCTATGGATCGCCCAGAGAACTTTGAACAAAAAATGGCAAAGTTCATGAAAGATAGCGAAGAGCGTCTCTCTACTTTGAAAAGAGCGACAGAATCGAAACGCGGTGGCCGTGGCGCAAGCAGAGGGTAA
- the mazG gene encoding nucleoside triphosphate pyrophosphohydrolase, with the protein MHQLTIIGLGAGDLDQLALGTYRKLKEAKYIVARTDQHPAVAELRAEGIVLMSFDEIYEKHDSFEHVYDEIVEQLLIMCVQQPVTYVVPGHPLVAERTVQLLVEKEREGLIQMEIAGGDSFLDPIFAALRIDPIEGFQLLDGTDMKRDDVQMKQHILIGQVYDAFVASEVKLSLMEKYAYDHPVTVVTAAGSTGEQLITVPLFELDRVTEINNLTTVYVPPVVEREARLKDWSTFREIIAALRAPGGCPWDREQTHASLKRYLLEEAHELLEAIDSEDDDAVIEELGDVLLQVFLHAQIGEDDGYFAMEDVLQSVGSKMIRRHPHVFGDKSVVNSEEVLQNWQEIKQQEKPQADSLLEGQERPSSSLLTSLNYQKEAAKVGFDWPTIDGALEKFDEEWLEFRKELESGTKYSQMDELGDVLFTIVNISRFLKLSPEEAMVHANQKFNRRFSFVEKSVKDGQGKFTDYTLDELEEFWKLAKKGEDNDET; encoded by the coding sequence ATGCATCAGTTAACAATTATTGGTCTCGGCGCGGGTGATCTTGACCAATTGGCGCTAGGGACATATCGAAAATTGAAAGAAGCGAAATATATTGTCGCGCGTACGGACCAGCACCCTGCTGTCGCTGAATTAAGAGCGGAAGGCATTGTTCTAATGAGCTTCGATGAAATTTATGAAAAACACGACTCGTTCGAGCATGTATATGATGAAATTGTAGAACAGCTGCTCATTATGTGTGTACAACAACCAGTGACCTATGTAGTACCAGGACATCCGCTTGTTGCGGAACGGACAGTCCAATTATTAGTCGAGAAAGAACGCGAAGGTTTAATCCAAATGGAAATTGCGGGGGGGGATAGTTTTCTTGACCCGATTTTTGCAGCGTTGCGCATCGATCCGATTGAAGGGTTTCAACTACTCGATGGTACGGATATGAAACGCGATGATGTCCAGATGAAGCAACATATTTTAATTGGACAAGTGTACGATGCGTTCGTGGCATCTGAAGTGAAACTGTCATTAATGGAGAAATACGCCTACGACCATCCAGTGACGGTTGTAACGGCGGCAGGTTCTACGGGCGAGCAATTGATTACAGTTCCGCTATTTGAACTGGACCGTGTCACTGAAATTAATAATTTGACTACCGTTTATGTACCGCCTGTAGTTGAAAGAGAAGCGCGATTGAAAGATTGGTCGACGTTCAGGGAAATCATCGCTGCACTGCGCGCTCCGGGCGGGTGCCCATGGGATCGTGAACAGACGCATGCATCGTTGAAGCGGTATTTGCTTGAAGAAGCACACGAACTGCTTGAGGCGATTGATAGTGAAGATGACGACGCAGTGATTGAAGAGCTTGGTGATGTACTGTTACAAGTATTCCTTCATGCTCAAATTGGCGAAGACGACGGTTATTTTGCCATGGAAGACGTGCTTCAATCGGTAGGATCGAAAATGATTCGTCGCCACCCGCATGTTTTTGGAGATAAAAGCGTGGTAAATTCAGAAGAAGTTCTGCAAAATTGGCAAGAAATCAAGCAACAGGAAAAACCGCAAGCCGACTCACTCTTGGAAGGTCAAGAACGTCCTTCTTCATCACTTTTAACGTCACTTAATTATCAAAAAGAGGCGGCAAAGGTTGGGTTTGATTGGCCAACGATTGACGGTGCTTTAGAAAAATTTGATGAAGAATGGTTGGAGTTCCGTAAAGAACTAGAGAGTGGTACGAAATACAGTCAAATGGACGAGCTAGGTGACGTTCTGTTCACAATCGTTAACATTTCACGCTTCCTCAAGTTATCTCCAGAAGAAGCAATGGTCCATGCAAATCAAAAGTTCAACAGACGGTTTTCATTTGTCGAAAAGAGTGTGAAAGATGGACAAGGCAAGTTTACTGACTATACACTTGATGAACTTGAAGAGTTTTGGAAACTAGCAAAAAAAGGGGAAGATAATGATGAGACTTGA
- a CDS encoding RNA-binding S4 domain-containing protein, with translation MRLDKFLKVSRLIKRRTLAKQVADQGRITINGKVAKASSVVKESDELAIRFGQKIVTVKINMLKETTKKDDAASMYTILKEEKLEKVEPEFMDDED, from the coding sequence ATGAGACTTGATAAATTCCTGAAAGTATCTCGACTAATTAAAAGACGAACACTCGCAAAACAAGTAGCTGATCAAGGGCGTATAACAATAAATGGGAAAGTGGCGAAAGCATCATCGGTTGTAAAAGAAAGCGATGAATTGGCCATCCGTTTCGGTCAGAAGATTGTAACGGTTAAAATTAACATGCTGAAAGAGACGACGAAAAAAGACGATGCAGCCTCAATGTACACGATTTTGAAGGAAGAGAAGCTTGAAAAAGTGGAACCAGAATTCATGGATGATGAAGACTGA
- a CDS encoding FtsB family cell division protein yields MEQKQQRKSSERVASIQTEYVRSLQKKETRKNARKVRLYRRLAVFAIVAAVILGGLTNMFINQKQTLAAKELQKVEVLAQLEGVQEEQEMLKRQLVKLNDDDYIAKLARKEYFLSEKSEIIFSIPENNKKTDEQDKGKE; encoded by the coding sequence GTGGAACAGAAACAGCAGAGGAAATCGTCCGAAAGGGTCGCATCGATTCAAACTGAATATGTCCGCTCACTTCAAAAGAAAGAGACTAGGAAGAATGCGCGGAAAGTCCGTTTATACCGTAGACTGGCTGTGTTTGCTATTGTGGCAGCCGTTATTCTAGGTGGTCTGACGAATATGTTCATCAACCAGAAACAGACGTTGGCAGCGAAAGAGTTGCAAAAAGTCGAGGTGCTGGCCCAGCTTGAAGGGGTACAGGAAGAACAAGAAATGCTAAAAAGACAACTTGTGAAATTGAATGATGATGACTATATCGCAAAGCTTGCACGCAAGGAATATTTCTTGTCTGAAAAGAGCGAAATCATTTTTTCAATACCCGAAAACAATAAAAAAACAGATGAACAAGACAAAGGAAAAGAGTAG